In a genomic window of Gadus macrocephalus chromosome 9, ASM3116895v1:
- the mtss1la gene encoding MTSS I-BAR domain containing 2a isoform X1 — translation MESVEKECGALGGLFQAIVNDMKSSYPVWEDFSAKATKLHSQLRTTILAAVAFLDAFQKVADMATSSRGATRDIGSALTRMCMRHRSIETKLRHLTNALMEGMVTPLQDRMEEWKKTANQLDKDHAKEYKRSRQEIKRKSSDTMKLQKKARKGRGNLRPQLDSAMQDVSDLYLLMEETERQAVRRALLEERGRYCSFISLLQPVVNGEIAMLGEITHLQAIVDDLTGLTEDPHKLPPASEQVIRDLKGSDFSWSYQTPPSSPSSAGSRKSSMCSLLQMPSAGTHRLSSVSSHDSGFISQDANTHSKPPSPMPSDITSQKSTSSASSEASETCQSVSECNSPTVFGSCSSFGTFRPAFSYTGPMRPLSVILPASPTFNHSPGSNTPSPTSKVPSWKDWAKSSSYEPSLAATLQRRRESLDRMREPESPSSPQGYSGYSGLHPDEPQRSRTGAGAVAVKHGGEPMSPAASSLAMVLTRGLSTEQQKCSRDSLHYSSGYSTQTNTPSCSEDTIPSQGTPHTPSCSEDTIPSQGSDYECYSLNGDADGAGQADFDKSSTIPRHSNIAQNYRRMIQTKRPASTAGLPAGKSPPGAAGRPAGSASACGATVTSGTATIRRTPSSKSRPLPTSGPIPIRPPIVPVKTPRVPDSPGYGAAAAHRPLAGGDLPYGDDPLAGGSPRRTGLPNTWGHSAAAGVRAPPQRLAQGPEAPEDPMLAANRHSLVEKIGELAASARALGEGHFPFPSSLLPAGGLAGPAWPPSQQDPTEPPQGFFPSAAMEEVDVLVSIRRGVRLRKVATDDRSAPRLLG, via the exons AGCTCCTATCCTGTATGGGAGGACTTCAGTGCCAAAGCCACAAAACTGCACTCTCAACTCAG GACAACCATTCTGGCTGCAGTGGCTTTTCTAGATGCCTTTCAAAAGGTGGCAGACATGGCTACCAGCTCCAGAG GTGCCACCAGGGACATTGGCTCAGCTCTGACTAGGATGTGCATGAGACATCGCAGCATCGAGACCAAACTACGGCACTTGACAAA TGCTCTTATGGAAGGCATGGTCACACCGCTTCAGGACCGGATGGAGGAATGGAAGAAGACAGCCAACCAGCTGGACAAAGACCACGCCAAAG AATACAAGCGTTCTCGCCAGGAGATAAAAAGGAAATCCTCAGACACCATGAAACTCCAGAAAAAGGCTAGGAAAG GGAGAGGTAACTTGCGGCCCCAGCTGGACAGCGCCATGCAGGACGTGAGTGACCTGTACCTGCTgatggaggagacggagaggcaGGCGGTGCGGCGGGCCCTGCTGGAAGAGAGGGGGCGCTATTGCTCCTTCATCAGCCTGCTGCAGCCAGTGGTG AATGGAGAAATTGCCATGTTAGGGGAGATTACCCACCTGCAGGCCATTGTTGATGACCTCACTGGGCTGACCGAAGACCCCCACAAACTGCCACCAGCGAGTGAGCAG GTGATCAGAGACCTGAAGGGCTCGGACTTCagctggtcctaccagaccccgccctcctcccccagcagtGCGGGCTCCAGGAAGAGCAGCATgtgcag CCTCCTCCAGATGCCTTCGGCGGGCACGCATCGCCTCAGCAGCGTGTCCTCCCATGACTCAGGCTTCATCTCCCAGGATGCCAACACCCACTCCAAGCCCCCCTCGCCCATGCCCTCTGACATCACCAGCCAg AAATCCACCAGCTCAGCCTCCTCCGAGGCTTCAGAGACCTGCCAGTCAGTCAGCGAGTGCAACTCCCCCACGGTG TTTGGCTCATGCTCATCCTTCGGCACCTTCCGCCCTGCTTTCTCTTACACTGGCCCCATGAGGCCTCTCTCTGTCATACTTCCTGCGTCCCCCACATTTAACCACTCCCCTGGATCCAACACCCCCTCACCCACATCAAAGGTTCCTAGCTGGAAG gACTGGGCCAAGTCAAGTTCATATGAGCCATCTCTGGCTGCCACTCTGCAACGCCGGAGGGAATCTCTGGATAGGATGCGGGAACCTGAATCCCCCTCCAGTCCACAGGGGTACTCTGGCTATTCTGGGCTGCATCCAGATGAGCCACAGCGCTCCAGGACTGGTGCAGGAGCCGTTGCAGTCAAG CACGGGGGGGAGCCCATGTCCCCAGCAGCCAGCAGCCTGGCCATGGTGCTGACCCGGGGCCTGAGCACGGAGCAGCAGAAGTGCAGCCGGGACTCCCTGCACTACTCCAGCGGCTACAGCACCCAGACCAACACCCCGTCCTGCTCCGAGGACACCATCCCCTCCCAAGGTACCCCCCACACCCCGTCCTGCTCCGAGGACACCATCCCCTCCCAAG GCTCCGACTACGAGTGCTACTCCCTGAACGGCGACGCGGACGGCGCCGGCCAGGCGGACTTCGACAAGTCCTCCACCATCCCGCGCCACAGCAACATCGCCCAGAACTACCGCCGCATGATCCAGACCAAGAGGCCCGCCAGCACCGCCGGCCTGCCCGCCGGCAAGAGCCCCCCGGGGGCCGCGGGCAGGCCGGCGGGGTCCGCGTCCGCGTGCGGGGCCACCGTCACCTCCGGCACCGCCACCATCCGCCGCACCCCTTCCTCCAAGAGCCGGCCCTTGCCCACGTCCGGCCCCATCCCCATACGCCCGCCCATCGTGCCCGTCAAGACCCCCAGGGTGCCGGACTCGCCGGGCTACGGCGCGGCTGCGGCCCACCGGCCCCTGGCAGGGGGGGACCTCCCGTATGGTGACGACCCCCTGGCTGGGGGGTCGCCAAGGCGCACGGGCCTGCCCAACACTTGGGGCCACTCCGCAGCGGCGGGGGTCCGGGCCCCTCCCCAGCGCCTGGCCCAGGGCCCGGAGGCCCCCGAGGACCCCATGCTGGCCGCCAACCGCCACAGCCTGGTGGAGAAGATTGGGGAGCTGGCGGCCAGCGCCCGCGCCCTGGGAGAGGGCCACTTCCCCTTCCCCAGCTCCCTCCTCCCCGCGGGGGGCCTGGCGGGACCCGCCTGGCCGCCCAGCCAACAGGACCCCACCGAGCCGCCCCAGGGGTTCTTCCCCTCGGCGGccatggaggaggtggacgtgCTGGTGTCCATCCGGCGCGGCGTGAGGCTCCGCAAGGTGGCCACCGACGACCGCTCGGCCCCCCGGCTCCTGGGCTAG
- the mtss1la gene encoding MTSS I-BAR domain containing 2a isoform X3, protein MESVEKECGALGGLFQAIVNDMKSSYPVWEDFSAKATKLHSQLRTTILAAVAFLDAFQKVADMATSSRGATRDIGSALTRMCMRHRSIETKLRHLTNALMEGMVTPLQDRMEEWKKTANQLDKDHAKEYKRSRQEIKRKSSDTMKLQKKARKGRGNLRPQLDSAMQDVSDLYLLMEETERQAVRRALLEERGRYCSFISLLQPVVNGEIAMLGEITHLQAIVDDLTGLTEDPHKLPPASEQVIRDLKGSDFSWSYQTPPSSPSSAGSRKSSMCSLLQMPSAGTHRLSSVSSHDSGFISQDANTHSKPPSPMPSDITSQKSTSSASSEASETCQSVSECNSPTVDWAKSSSYEPSLAATLQRRRESLDRMREPESPSSPQGYSGYSGLHPDEPQRSRTGAGAVAVKHGGEPMSPAASSLAMVLTRGLSTEQQKCSRDSLHYSSGYSTQTNTPSCSEDTIPSQGTPHTPSCSEDTIPSQGSDYECYSLNGDADGAGQADFDKSSTIPRHSNIAQNYRRMIQTKRPASTAGLPAGKSPPGAAGRPAGSASACGATVTSGTATIRRTPSSKSRPLPTSGPIPIRPPIVPVKTPRVPDSPGYGAAAAHRPLAGGDLPYGDDPLAGGSPRRTGLPNTWGHSAAAGVRAPPQRLAQGPEAPEDPMLAANRHSLVEKIGELAASARALGEGHFPFPSSLLPAGGLAGPAWPPSQQDPTEPPQGFFPSAAMEEVDVLVSIRRGVRLRKVATDDRSAPRLLG, encoded by the exons AGCTCCTATCCTGTATGGGAGGACTTCAGTGCCAAAGCCACAAAACTGCACTCTCAACTCAG GACAACCATTCTGGCTGCAGTGGCTTTTCTAGATGCCTTTCAAAAGGTGGCAGACATGGCTACCAGCTCCAGAG GTGCCACCAGGGACATTGGCTCAGCTCTGACTAGGATGTGCATGAGACATCGCAGCATCGAGACCAAACTACGGCACTTGACAAA TGCTCTTATGGAAGGCATGGTCACACCGCTTCAGGACCGGATGGAGGAATGGAAGAAGACAGCCAACCAGCTGGACAAAGACCACGCCAAAG AATACAAGCGTTCTCGCCAGGAGATAAAAAGGAAATCCTCAGACACCATGAAACTCCAGAAAAAGGCTAGGAAAG GGAGAGGTAACTTGCGGCCCCAGCTGGACAGCGCCATGCAGGACGTGAGTGACCTGTACCTGCTgatggaggagacggagaggcaGGCGGTGCGGCGGGCCCTGCTGGAAGAGAGGGGGCGCTATTGCTCCTTCATCAGCCTGCTGCAGCCAGTGGTG AATGGAGAAATTGCCATGTTAGGGGAGATTACCCACCTGCAGGCCATTGTTGATGACCTCACTGGGCTGACCGAAGACCCCCACAAACTGCCACCAGCGAGTGAGCAG GTGATCAGAGACCTGAAGGGCTCGGACTTCagctggtcctaccagaccccgccctcctcccccagcagtGCGGGCTCCAGGAAGAGCAGCATgtgcag CCTCCTCCAGATGCCTTCGGCGGGCACGCATCGCCTCAGCAGCGTGTCCTCCCATGACTCAGGCTTCATCTCCCAGGATGCCAACACCCACTCCAAGCCCCCCTCGCCCATGCCCTCTGACATCACCAGCCAg AAATCCACCAGCTCAGCCTCCTCCGAGGCTTCAGAGACCTGCCAGTCAGTCAGCGAGTGCAACTCCCCCACGGTG gACTGGGCCAAGTCAAGTTCATATGAGCCATCTCTGGCTGCCACTCTGCAACGCCGGAGGGAATCTCTGGATAGGATGCGGGAACCTGAATCCCCCTCCAGTCCACAGGGGTACTCTGGCTATTCTGGGCTGCATCCAGATGAGCCACAGCGCTCCAGGACTGGTGCAGGAGCCGTTGCAGTCAAG CACGGGGGGGAGCCCATGTCCCCAGCAGCCAGCAGCCTGGCCATGGTGCTGACCCGGGGCCTGAGCACGGAGCAGCAGAAGTGCAGCCGGGACTCCCTGCACTACTCCAGCGGCTACAGCACCCAGACCAACACCCCGTCCTGCTCCGAGGACACCATCCCCTCCCAAGGTACCCCCCACACCCCGTCCTGCTCCGAGGACACCATCCCCTCCCAAG GCTCCGACTACGAGTGCTACTCCCTGAACGGCGACGCGGACGGCGCCGGCCAGGCGGACTTCGACAAGTCCTCCACCATCCCGCGCCACAGCAACATCGCCCAGAACTACCGCCGCATGATCCAGACCAAGAGGCCCGCCAGCACCGCCGGCCTGCCCGCCGGCAAGAGCCCCCCGGGGGCCGCGGGCAGGCCGGCGGGGTCCGCGTCCGCGTGCGGGGCCACCGTCACCTCCGGCACCGCCACCATCCGCCGCACCCCTTCCTCCAAGAGCCGGCCCTTGCCCACGTCCGGCCCCATCCCCATACGCCCGCCCATCGTGCCCGTCAAGACCCCCAGGGTGCCGGACTCGCCGGGCTACGGCGCGGCTGCGGCCCACCGGCCCCTGGCAGGGGGGGACCTCCCGTATGGTGACGACCCCCTGGCTGGGGGGTCGCCAAGGCGCACGGGCCTGCCCAACACTTGGGGCCACTCCGCAGCGGCGGGGGTCCGGGCCCCTCCCCAGCGCCTGGCCCAGGGCCCGGAGGCCCCCGAGGACCCCATGCTGGCCGCCAACCGCCACAGCCTGGTGGAGAAGATTGGGGAGCTGGCGGCCAGCGCCCGCGCCCTGGGAGAGGGCCACTTCCCCTTCCCCAGCTCCCTCCTCCCCGCGGGGGGCCTGGCGGGACCCGCCTGGCCGCCCAGCCAACAGGACCCCACCGAGCCGCCCCAGGGGTTCTTCCCCTCGGCGGccatggaggaggtggacgtgCTGGTGTCCATCCGGCGCGGCGTGAGGCTCCGCAAGGTGGCCACCGACGACCGCTCGGCCCCCCGGCTCCTGGGCTAG
- the mtss1la gene encoding MTSS I-BAR domain containing 2a isoform X2, with protein MESVEKECGALGGLFQAIVNDMKSSYPVWEDFSAKATKLHSQLRTTILAAVAFLDAFQKVADMATSSRGATRDIGSALTRMCMRHRSIETKLRHLTNALMEGMVTPLQDRMEEWKKTANQLDKDHAKEYKRSRQEIKRKSSDTMKLQKKARKGRGNLRPQLDSAMQDVSDLYLLMEETERQAVRRALLEERGRYCSFISLLQPVVNGEIAMLGEITHLQAIVDDLTGLTEDPHKLPPASEQVIRDLKGSDFSWSYQTPPSSPSSAGSRKSSMCSLLQMPSAGTHRLSSVSSHDSGFISQDANTHSKPPSPMPSDITSQKSTSSASSEASETCQSVSECNSPTVFGSCSSFGTFRPAFSYTGPMRPLSVILPASPTFNHSPGSNTPSPTSKVPSWKDWAKSSSYEPSLAATLQRRRESLDRMREPESPSSPQGYSGYSGLHPDEPQRSRTGAGAVAVKHGGEPMSPAASSLAMVLTRGLSTEQQKCSRDSLHYSSGYSTQTNTPSCSEDTIPSQGSDYECYSLNGDADGAGQADFDKSSTIPRHSNIAQNYRRMIQTKRPASTAGLPAGKSPPGAAGRPAGSASACGATVTSGTATIRRTPSSKSRPLPTSGPIPIRPPIVPVKTPRVPDSPGYGAAAAHRPLAGGDLPYGDDPLAGGSPRRTGLPNTWGHSAAAGVRAPPQRLAQGPEAPEDPMLAANRHSLVEKIGELAASARALGEGHFPFPSSLLPAGGLAGPAWPPSQQDPTEPPQGFFPSAAMEEVDVLVSIRRGVRLRKVATDDRSAPRLLG; from the exons AGCTCCTATCCTGTATGGGAGGACTTCAGTGCCAAAGCCACAAAACTGCACTCTCAACTCAG GACAACCATTCTGGCTGCAGTGGCTTTTCTAGATGCCTTTCAAAAGGTGGCAGACATGGCTACCAGCTCCAGAG GTGCCACCAGGGACATTGGCTCAGCTCTGACTAGGATGTGCATGAGACATCGCAGCATCGAGACCAAACTACGGCACTTGACAAA TGCTCTTATGGAAGGCATGGTCACACCGCTTCAGGACCGGATGGAGGAATGGAAGAAGACAGCCAACCAGCTGGACAAAGACCACGCCAAAG AATACAAGCGTTCTCGCCAGGAGATAAAAAGGAAATCCTCAGACACCATGAAACTCCAGAAAAAGGCTAGGAAAG GGAGAGGTAACTTGCGGCCCCAGCTGGACAGCGCCATGCAGGACGTGAGTGACCTGTACCTGCTgatggaggagacggagaggcaGGCGGTGCGGCGGGCCCTGCTGGAAGAGAGGGGGCGCTATTGCTCCTTCATCAGCCTGCTGCAGCCAGTGGTG AATGGAGAAATTGCCATGTTAGGGGAGATTACCCACCTGCAGGCCATTGTTGATGACCTCACTGGGCTGACCGAAGACCCCCACAAACTGCCACCAGCGAGTGAGCAG GTGATCAGAGACCTGAAGGGCTCGGACTTCagctggtcctaccagaccccgccctcctcccccagcagtGCGGGCTCCAGGAAGAGCAGCATgtgcag CCTCCTCCAGATGCCTTCGGCGGGCACGCATCGCCTCAGCAGCGTGTCCTCCCATGACTCAGGCTTCATCTCCCAGGATGCCAACACCCACTCCAAGCCCCCCTCGCCCATGCCCTCTGACATCACCAGCCAg AAATCCACCAGCTCAGCCTCCTCCGAGGCTTCAGAGACCTGCCAGTCAGTCAGCGAGTGCAACTCCCCCACGGTG TTTGGCTCATGCTCATCCTTCGGCACCTTCCGCCCTGCTTTCTCTTACACTGGCCCCATGAGGCCTCTCTCTGTCATACTTCCTGCGTCCCCCACATTTAACCACTCCCCTGGATCCAACACCCCCTCACCCACATCAAAGGTTCCTAGCTGGAAG gACTGGGCCAAGTCAAGTTCATATGAGCCATCTCTGGCTGCCACTCTGCAACGCCGGAGGGAATCTCTGGATAGGATGCGGGAACCTGAATCCCCCTCCAGTCCACAGGGGTACTCTGGCTATTCTGGGCTGCATCCAGATGAGCCACAGCGCTCCAGGACTGGTGCAGGAGCCGTTGCAGTCAAG CACGGGGGGGAGCCCATGTCCCCAGCAGCCAGCAGCCTGGCCATGGTGCTGACCCGGGGCCTGAGCACGGAGCAGCAGAAGTGCAGCCGGGACTCCCTGCACTACTCCAGCGGCTACAGCACCCAGACCAACACCCCGTCCTGCTCCGAGGACACCATCCCCTCCCAAG GCTCCGACTACGAGTGCTACTCCCTGAACGGCGACGCGGACGGCGCCGGCCAGGCGGACTTCGACAAGTCCTCCACCATCCCGCGCCACAGCAACATCGCCCAGAACTACCGCCGCATGATCCAGACCAAGAGGCCCGCCAGCACCGCCGGCCTGCCCGCCGGCAAGAGCCCCCCGGGGGCCGCGGGCAGGCCGGCGGGGTCCGCGTCCGCGTGCGGGGCCACCGTCACCTCCGGCACCGCCACCATCCGCCGCACCCCTTCCTCCAAGAGCCGGCCCTTGCCCACGTCCGGCCCCATCCCCATACGCCCGCCCATCGTGCCCGTCAAGACCCCCAGGGTGCCGGACTCGCCGGGCTACGGCGCGGCTGCGGCCCACCGGCCCCTGGCAGGGGGGGACCTCCCGTATGGTGACGACCCCCTGGCTGGGGGGTCGCCAAGGCGCACGGGCCTGCCCAACACTTGGGGCCACTCCGCAGCGGCGGGGGTCCGGGCCCCTCCCCAGCGCCTGGCCCAGGGCCCGGAGGCCCCCGAGGACCCCATGCTGGCCGCCAACCGCCACAGCCTGGTGGAGAAGATTGGGGAGCTGGCGGCCAGCGCCCGCGCCCTGGGAGAGGGCCACTTCCCCTTCCCCAGCTCCCTCCTCCCCGCGGGGGGCCTGGCGGGACCCGCCTGGCCGCCCAGCCAACAGGACCCCACCGAGCCGCCCCAGGGGTTCTTCCCCTCGGCGGccatggaggaggtggacgtgCTGGTGTCCATCCGGCGCGGCGTGAGGCTCCGCAAGGTGGCCACCGACGACCGCTCGGCCCCCCGGCTCCTGGGCTAG
- the mtss1la gene encoding MTSS I-BAR domain containing 2a isoform X4: MESVEKECGALGGLFQAIVNDMKSSYPVWEDFSAKATKLHSQLRTTILAAVAFLDAFQKVADMATSSRGATRDIGSALTRMCMRHRSIETKLRHLTNALMEGMVTPLQDRMEEWKKTANQLDKDHAKEYKRSRQEIKRKSSDTMKLQKKARKGRGNLRPQLDSAMQDVSDLYLLMEETERQAVRRALLEERGRYCSFISLLQPVVNGEIAMLGEITHLQAIVDDLTGLTEDPHKLPPASEQVIRDLKGSDFSWSYQTPPSSPSSAGSRKSSMCSLLQMPSAGTHRLSSVSSHDSGFISQDANTHSKPPSPMPSDITSQKSTSSASSEASETCQSVSECNSPTVDWAKSSSYEPSLAATLQRRRESLDRMREPESPSSPQGYSGYSGLHPDEPQRSRTGAGAVAVKHGGEPMSPAASSLAMVLTRGLSTEQQKCSRDSLHYSSGYSTQTNTPSCSEDTIPSQGSDYECYSLNGDADGAGQADFDKSSTIPRHSNIAQNYRRMIQTKRPASTAGLPAGKSPPGAAGRPAGSASACGATVTSGTATIRRTPSSKSRPLPTSGPIPIRPPIVPVKTPRVPDSPGYGAAAAHRPLAGGDLPYGDDPLAGGSPRRTGLPNTWGHSAAAGVRAPPQRLAQGPEAPEDPMLAANRHSLVEKIGELAASARALGEGHFPFPSSLLPAGGLAGPAWPPSQQDPTEPPQGFFPSAAMEEVDVLVSIRRGVRLRKVATDDRSAPRLLG, encoded by the exons AGCTCCTATCCTGTATGGGAGGACTTCAGTGCCAAAGCCACAAAACTGCACTCTCAACTCAG GACAACCATTCTGGCTGCAGTGGCTTTTCTAGATGCCTTTCAAAAGGTGGCAGACATGGCTACCAGCTCCAGAG GTGCCACCAGGGACATTGGCTCAGCTCTGACTAGGATGTGCATGAGACATCGCAGCATCGAGACCAAACTACGGCACTTGACAAA TGCTCTTATGGAAGGCATGGTCACACCGCTTCAGGACCGGATGGAGGAATGGAAGAAGACAGCCAACCAGCTGGACAAAGACCACGCCAAAG AATACAAGCGTTCTCGCCAGGAGATAAAAAGGAAATCCTCAGACACCATGAAACTCCAGAAAAAGGCTAGGAAAG GGAGAGGTAACTTGCGGCCCCAGCTGGACAGCGCCATGCAGGACGTGAGTGACCTGTACCTGCTgatggaggagacggagaggcaGGCGGTGCGGCGGGCCCTGCTGGAAGAGAGGGGGCGCTATTGCTCCTTCATCAGCCTGCTGCAGCCAGTGGTG AATGGAGAAATTGCCATGTTAGGGGAGATTACCCACCTGCAGGCCATTGTTGATGACCTCACTGGGCTGACCGAAGACCCCCACAAACTGCCACCAGCGAGTGAGCAG GTGATCAGAGACCTGAAGGGCTCGGACTTCagctggtcctaccagaccccgccctcctcccccagcagtGCGGGCTCCAGGAAGAGCAGCATgtgcag CCTCCTCCAGATGCCTTCGGCGGGCACGCATCGCCTCAGCAGCGTGTCCTCCCATGACTCAGGCTTCATCTCCCAGGATGCCAACACCCACTCCAAGCCCCCCTCGCCCATGCCCTCTGACATCACCAGCCAg AAATCCACCAGCTCAGCCTCCTCCGAGGCTTCAGAGACCTGCCAGTCAGTCAGCGAGTGCAACTCCCCCACGGTG gACTGGGCCAAGTCAAGTTCATATGAGCCATCTCTGGCTGCCACTCTGCAACGCCGGAGGGAATCTCTGGATAGGATGCGGGAACCTGAATCCCCCTCCAGTCCACAGGGGTACTCTGGCTATTCTGGGCTGCATCCAGATGAGCCACAGCGCTCCAGGACTGGTGCAGGAGCCGTTGCAGTCAAG CACGGGGGGGAGCCCATGTCCCCAGCAGCCAGCAGCCTGGCCATGGTGCTGACCCGGGGCCTGAGCACGGAGCAGCAGAAGTGCAGCCGGGACTCCCTGCACTACTCCAGCGGCTACAGCACCCAGACCAACACCCCGTCCTGCTCCGAGGACACCATCCCCTCCCAAG GCTCCGACTACGAGTGCTACTCCCTGAACGGCGACGCGGACGGCGCCGGCCAGGCGGACTTCGACAAGTCCTCCACCATCCCGCGCCACAGCAACATCGCCCAGAACTACCGCCGCATGATCCAGACCAAGAGGCCCGCCAGCACCGCCGGCCTGCCCGCCGGCAAGAGCCCCCCGGGGGCCGCGGGCAGGCCGGCGGGGTCCGCGTCCGCGTGCGGGGCCACCGTCACCTCCGGCACCGCCACCATCCGCCGCACCCCTTCCTCCAAGAGCCGGCCCTTGCCCACGTCCGGCCCCATCCCCATACGCCCGCCCATCGTGCCCGTCAAGACCCCCAGGGTGCCGGACTCGCCGGGCTACGGCGCGGCTGCGGCCCACCGGCCCCTGGCAGGGGGGGACCTCCCGTATGGTGACGACCCCCTGGCTGGGGGGTCGCCAAGGCGCACGGGCCTGCCCAACACTTGGGGCCACTCCGCAGCGGCGGGGGTCCGGGCCCCTCCCCAGCGCCTGGCCCAGGGCCCGGAGGCCCCCGAGGACCCCATGCTGGCCGCCAACCGCCACAGCCTGGTGGAGAAGATTGGGGAGCTGGCGGCCAGCGCCCGCGCCCTGGGAGAGGGCCACTTCCCCTTCCCCAGCTCCCTCCTCCCCGCGGGGGGCCTGGCGGGACCCGCCTGGCCGCCCAGCCAACAGGACCCCACCGAGCCGCCCCAGGGGTTCTTCCCCTCGGCGGccatggaggaggtggacgtgCTGGTGTCCATCCGGCGCGGCGTGAGGCTCCGCAAGGTGGCCACCGACGACCGCTCGGCCCCCCGGCTCCTGGGCTAG